The Oligoflexia bacterium genome includes a region encoding these proteins:
- a CDS encoding AgmX/PglI C-terminal domain-containing protein, whose product MFKTLILLTLIFLSACAHQQSRGYSDSIRDVVNKNMNEMRSCYVEGLRNNPVIQGTLVLQWDINTKGLVEKVSVLSSTLESIEVEDCCMERLKKWTFPVKEKPEITTVKYPFNFKASN is encoded by the coding sequence ATGTTTAAAACTTTGATACTTTTAACTCTCATATTTTTGAGTGCTTGCGCTCATCAACAAAGTCGAGGGTATTCAGATTCCATCCGCGATGTTGTAAATAAGAATATGAATGAAATGCGAAGTTGTTATGTCGAGGGTTTGCGAAATAATCCGGTTATTCAAGGCACTTTAGTTCTTCAGTGGGATATTAACACCAAAGGTTTAGTTGAGAAGGTATCGGTATTGAGTTCAACTTTGGAATCTATTGAAGTTGAAGATTGCTGCATGGAAAGACTTAAAAAATGGACATTCCCAGTTAAAGAAAAGCCCGAGATTACGACAGTGAAGTATCCATTTAATTTTAAAGCCAGTAATTAA